The stretch of DNA TAGAATTGGCTTACATAGATATTATAGATTTTCCAGAAATGATAAGGTTGCTAAACCGGCTGCCCATATATCGTTATCTAGCACATCCTCTTGTGGAGAGTGACTTATGCCTCCGCGACAACGTACAAATAACATTGCCACCTGTTCAAATCCCCGTTCATTGTCATATTCAACAGGTGAAGAGGAAAATACCAACGTAACAACTAATATACTAATAATTGTTTATCCTAAAACAAAACATTAAGACTCGAAACAAACCTATCTATATacagaaagaaagagaaaagaagTCAAAACCTTTGTTAAGCGAGACATTGCCATGGCATCATGTCCTGCTCCACTCATTAATATCGGTACTTCATCTTGAATGTCATCCTCCATTCTCTTGAGTGCAGAATAAGCTGCAGACTTAAGCTGTGAACTTAGTTCAGAATCACAAATCACAGCACCTGCATCATGCTGAGGTGAACACAGAAAAGTTATTGGTTGATATACAGTTCAGAAAACAAactgaagaaaaaaacaaaaaaaacctaaaCAAGAGAAATTCAAGTATAAGGCACGGCTCAAGCCCTTACTTTACGTCAACCAAcaaaaaacctatttaaaattagcgtttttttttttgaagcaacaaTTAGCGTTTATAAAACTTTAATTTGTGAGCGTAGCACATTGGTAAGTAGTGTGTGTTTCTTCCCTAGAAATCAACCTGTGGGTATTATGCCCCACAACCGATGTAGCACCGATGCTTCACATTGAAGGCATGTTGGGTGTCCGACACGTGTGGTTGCATTCAAttattctattttctcaaattattactagTGTTTGTGTTGGTGTTTCATAGCACACAATTTAACCGACTAGATTAATCACTTAACCGATTAACCAGTACTTAATCGATTAAGTCTaacagtttaatttttttttttggagaattgaacctgagaccttaaggaggagcacactcccaggtcccaagccaataccaccagaccaacccaagtggattAGTCTAATAGTTTAATTGATTAGATTAATCACCTAATCAATTAACAAGTACTTAatcaaaaatcacatttatttttataaggaTCCGGATTTTTCAGTTACTCCCTCTCCCTTAGGAAGGCACGACCTTGAAGTTCATTTTAAGCATAAGAATATGTTGGGTTAAGCTTGATAAGGCCATACCTTGTGTTCAATAAGGCATGAAACTGAACGCTTGTCACATATCTGATAAATTCGATTGGATAAATCATATATAACGGCCTCACGTCCAAGATCATCAATTGCTCGTATATCAACGGTATATGTAACCTGAAACAAATCATCACATTGTCATCATAGGAttaaaattaagaaagaaaacaacATATCCACTTGGAGATCACCATGTCAACAACATTTTGGAAATTCATCGCTTGCCTGCCCTGGAATGACATTACTAGCACTTGGCCATGTTGATATTTCACCAACAGTACAAACAAGTGAACTTGAAAGCGATTTTGTCGATGAATCGCTGCAATGACCGCCATAAGAAAGGTATTCTTCAGGATGTTTGCATAGGTTTTCCATAAGTACAATTTGTTCAGCAGCAGCCACCATAGGATCCTGGCGCATGGACATTGGAACTGTTCCCGCATGACCTTGCGAGCCTTTAACCGTAACCTACACAAAATAGCTTATCATTAATATCATATTTCAGTTCAATTTTTGGATACTATTACTGATTACTTTCAAATGCTTAAACATGTCGATAATATTTTTTACCTTCAATCGCGTCTGGCCAGCTATGCCTTTAACCACACCAAGTGGGAAACCAACTTGTTCTAGGACCGGACCCTGCTCAATGTGAAGCTGCAGCGCATAAGAAGCAGGTTAGTAAATTCTCAAAATGTTGATGAAATTATTAAGACAAACACTactataaagtataaacaaCTAATACAAACGCTCGTTATACCTCAACATAACCCCATACAGATTTTGGATCATACTTGAGCTTTAAAAGGCTTTCCTCCGTAGCTTCTATTGAGTTCTCTTTAAGAACATCTTTTATCGTTACATTCTTCTTATCAGGTATCTCCAATGTTGTGGCCGATAAAATACCAGCTATAGCACCACTACCTAAGAAAGTAGTTTGAAATCTCACACCCTCTTCATCACAAAATGCAATCACCTGGAAAGATTAGATGGCACGAATAAGATGACATCAATAAGATACTATCAGACTATGTCAATAAAAATATTGCAAACTATATTTGTCGACTACTTGACTAACCTCAACAGGACGCCTTAGATTTTGCAGGTTGCCGTTGACATGCATAACCTTTAAAGCAGATATTGCAGACACTATTCCTAGTGCTCCGTCAAATTTACCAGCATCAATAACAGTGTCCTAACCAAAATAAGTATATCCATCATAGTCAGCGACTGGAATAATGGATCCTCGCTAAAATCTACCATTAATTGTGAAGAAATGGTTCGGTTTCATTCAAGTAAATTAACGAAATTTTATATATGTCTCACCATGTGAGATCCAATCAATAACGCTTCTGTATTTGCATTTGCA from Trifolium pratense cultivar HEN17-A07 linkage group LG5, ARS_RC_1.1, whole genome shotgun sequence encodes:
- the LOC123883188 gene encoding allantoate deiminase 2 isoform X1 codes for the protein MISTFTLFHSFIFFLYLLISTPSRASLFSGIETGDLEKKGDLFPQILRDEAVARLHELGKVSDASEYLERTFLSPATTRAIDLIRKWMEDAGLRTWVDEMGNVHGRVEGANANTEALLIGSHMDTVIDAGKFDGALGIVSAISALKVMHVNGNLQNLRRPVEVIAFCDEEGVRFQTTFLGSGAIAGILSATTLEIPDKKNVTIKDVLKENSIEATEESLLKLKYDPKSVWGYVELHIEQGPVLEQVGFPLGVVKGIAGQTRLKVTVKGSQGHAGTVPMSMRQDPMVAAAEQIVLMENLCKHPEEYLSYGGHCSDSSTKSLSSSLVCTVGEISTWPSASNVIPGQVTYTVDIRAIDDLGREAVIYDLSNRIYQICDKRSVSCLIEHKHDAGAVICDSELSSQLKSAAYSALKRMEDDIQDEVPILMSGAGHDAMAMSRLTKVAMLFVRCRGGISHSPQEDVLDNDIWAAGLATLSFLENL
- the LOC123883188 gene encoding allantoate deiminase 2 isoform X3 — encoded protein: MDGRCCWVDEMGNVHGRVEGANANTEALLIGSHMDTVIDAGKFDGALGIVSAISALKVMHVNGNLQNLRRPVEVIAFCDEEGVRFQTTFLGSGAIAGILSATTLEIPDKKNVTIKDVLKENSIEATEESLLKLKYDPKSVWGYVELHIEQGPVLEQVGFPLGVVKGIAGQTRLKVTVKGSQGHAGTVPMSMRQDPMVAAAEQIVLMENLCKHPEEYLSYGGHCSDSSTKSLSSSLVCTVGEISTWPSASNVIPGQVTYTVDIRAIDDLGREAVIYDLSNRIYQICDKRSVSCLIEHKHDAGAVICDSELSSQLKSAAYSALKRMEDDIQDEVPILMSGAGHDAMAMSRLTKVAMLFVRCRGGISHSPQEDVLDNDIWAAGLATLSFLENL
- the LOC123883188 gene encoding allantoate deiminase 2 isoform X2 gives rise to the protein MEDAGLRTWVDEMGNVHGRVEGANANTEALLIGSHMDTVIDAGKFDGALGIVSAISALKVMHVNGNLQNLRRPVEVIAFCDEEGVRFQTTFLGSGAIAGILSATTLEIPDKKNVTIKDVLKENSIEATEESLLKLKYDPKSVWGYVELHIEQGPVLEQVGFPLGVVKGIAGQTRLKVTVKGSQGHAGTVPMSMRQDPMVAAAEQIVLMENLCKHPEEYLSYGGHCSDSSTKSLSSSLVCTVGEISTWPSASNVIPGQVTYTVDIRAIDDLGREAVIYDLSNRIYQICDKRSVSCLIEHKHDAGAVICDSELSSQLKSAAYSALKRMEDDIQDEVPILMSGAGHDAMAMSRLTKVAMLFVRCRGGISHSPQEDVLDNDIWAAGLATLSFLENL